AGCCGCGGGGTCCCCACACCCTCACCTGGGCGCCTGGCTCGACCCGCGTCGGATCGGCGTGAAGTTGGGCGACGTGTGGCGCGAAGGCCGGTAGCGCGGTCAGGACCAGGACGCCGACCGTGACCGGCCAGACCGTCAACATGCGGGGAACGTGTCGCATCGGTGCCCATCCCATCCGGAGTCTGGCGGACGATAACCACCAATCGGGGACCCGGTAAGTGCAGATGACACGTAGCGGTAACTGCAGCTGACATATACCGGTAAGTGCAGCGAACATGTACCGGTAAGTGCAACCAACATATAGCGGTCGCGGACAGCAGGGCGGCGGTCCGCCCGGTGGACCTCGCTCAGGCGGCGGTGTCGACCCGGTCGCTGCGGTCCTGCGCCTGGGCCTCACGACCGGCCACGTCCACCAGCCAGCGGACGATCTCGTCCAGGGCCGCACGGTCCCGCGCGCCGGGGGCCGACCGCTCTGCGGGCGCCCCGCTGTCACCGTGCGCCCCGTCGTGGCGTCCTCCACCCGCCAGCCGGAGGGTGTGGTCGGCGTCGGGCCGGTGCACCACGTCGACCTCCGGTGCGGCCGTGAGTCCCGCCCGCAGCGCCTGCACGTCCTCGTCGGTGATGGACGCGTCGCGTTGGCCGTGCACGATCAGCACCGGGCTGACCACCCGGGTGGCCGCCTGGGCCGGGTCGATGTCGATGATCTCGCGCAGGTACCCGGGTTGGGTCCAGCTGAACACCGGCCGGAGCATGTCGCTGACCTGCGGCACCTCACCGGTCTCACGCAGCGTCTGGAAGGCGCGTTGCAGCTCCTCGGCCGCGTCATCGTGCATCTCGTCCCCCGCGCGGCGGAACTCGGCGATCAGCACCTCGCTGAGCGGCCGGCCCGGGACGTTGACCAGCACGAGGCCGTCCAGGTCCAGCGCGCCGTCGGCGATGTGCAGGCCGATCACTCCGCCGCCGTCGTGACCGACCACCGAGATCGCGTCGTCAGCGACGTCCGGCTGGTCGCGCAGGAACGCGACGGCGCGCACGGCGTCCTCGACCCGCTGGTCGAACCGCAGCTCGTCGGTCAGCGGGGTGCTCTCGCCGGAGCCGCGCTTGTCGAAGCGCAGCACGGCGAAGCCCTCCTGCGCCAACGCCACGCCGAGGTCGAGGTACAGCAGGTCGCCGGGACCGTCGTCACCGACCACACCGTCGCGGGTGGTGTCGCCGTAGCCGGGGACGATCACGACCCCGGGAAGGGGGCCGTCGAACCCCTCGGGCAGATCCATGGCGCCGTGGAGCGTGAAGCCCCCCGCACCCTCGAACGTCACCGGGATGTGGTCGACCCGCACGCCGGCAGCCTGTGCCTGGCGGTCGGTTGTCGATGAAGGACGGTCGACCGCGAACACGACCGCGGCGACCGCGGCCGCCACGACGGCGACCCCGGCGATCGCCTGCACGACCCGTCGACGCGTACCCAGGACGTGGCCGCCACGCCCGCCGCTGCCGGTGCACCGTTGGCACTTCAGGCCGACACCGGTGGGGACCACGCAGTCCCTGCACAGGTGGCGGCCACAGTCTGCGCACACCGCCGGGCCGGGGCGCCGCGGATGCGTCGCGCACGGGGCGCCGGTCACCCGCGTGACAGCTCGCCGCCGACGGTTCCGCTGGCAGCTGCCCTGGCGTCTCGGCCGGGTGTCCGCACGCCGTCGAGGAACAGCTCCAGTTCCGGTCCCTCGAGGCTCTCGTCCACAGCCAGCTTGGCTGCCAGTTCACTCCACATGTCGTGGTGCTGGTCCAGGAGGGTCCGCGCCCGATCGAGCGCTTCGGCGAGCAGCTGCTGGACGTCCCGGCTGACGCTCGTGCCCACCTCTTCCACGCGGCCGTCGAACCGGTCGTCGCTGAACCCCGTCACCGACAGCGGCCCCACGGTGCGACCCATCCCCAGTTCCGTGACCATCTTGCGGGCCAACGCCGTCGCACGCTCGAGGTCGTTCTGGGCGCCGCTGCTCGGTTCGCCGGTGAACAGCTCCTCGGCGGCGCGACCTGCCAGGAGGACGGCCAGGCGG
This Actinomycetota bacterium DNA region includes the following protein-coding sequences:
- a CDS encoding alpha/beta hydrolase: MVPTGVGLKCQRCTGSGGRGGHVLGTRRRVVQAIAGVAVVAAAVAAVVFAVDRPSSTTDRQAQAAGVRVDHIPVTFEGAGGFTLHGAMDLPEGFDGPLPGVVIVPGYGDTTRDGVVGDDGPGDLLYLDLGVALAQEGFAVLRFDKRGSGESTPLTDELRFDQRVEDAVRAVAFLRDQPDVADDAISVVGHDGGGVIGLHIADGALDLDGLVLVNVPGRPLSEVLIAEFRRAGDEMHDDAAEELQRAFQTLRETGEVPQVSDMLRPVFSWTQPGYLREIIDIDPAQAATRVVSPVLIVHGQRDASITDEDVQALRAGLTAAPEVDVVHRPDADHTLRLAGGGRHDGAHGDSGAPAERSAPGARDRAALDEIVRWLVDVAGREAQAQDRSDRVDTAA